Proteins from one Rhizoctonia solani chromosome 5, complete sequence genomic window:
- a CDS encoding Transposase family tnp2 yields the protein MPNRRAVTGERVWCYCGINKYGTTPHECHIRTRYQHLAKAQRLDQLLRAGNIEDNEDNAENSENGMDIDHTMHNAHQYKDHGGDLGLGDNSFNDIDAYMGAHLDSKLSELEDLHANWHNINNPVCIPLQTPTPPPNNKEPPDKDGFAHITEEDYCKYNCWFDKDTLEMDNIIAKTLTKEEMDSIKMMAIQLFGHILQRNYKHICLLFFLGYPLNQLTAASMSVTHSLDPTPTRIYALHGYFNNLEMIKRMYYQANYTQEEGRMDDYIDLQRYKDLCESNIIVKGEDLGVRYFHGSCDIAYAVMTDGVNLFKQAHSEKSTCWPIMAINLNLPASKRVKLCNLIPLGVIPGPNQLKDFDSYLEPFVGEAIKQACGVETYNVTRQEQFKLRAHAFLILGNMQAIKHVTQMKGPNGKVPCCACEAIGVYHTCRKGYYIPLANPANYPNAIPDGRPDPQDFPPNTIPLYNPLNLPLRTKARIADQLGEMDAANTKRQRDALSKNYGLINHSILDRIPSICWPDLYPHKYLHLFLLNHGRELISLWTGSCHGIDDSGNKDYLISADDWAAIGLETKEASKTLPAAFI from the exons ATGCCCAACCGTAGAGCAGTCACTGGAGAGCGTGTTTGGTGTTACTGTGGAATAAATAAGTATGGTACTACCCCCCATGAGTGCCACATACGCACCCGCTATCAACATCTAGCCAAAGCCCAGCGGCTAGACCAACTTTTGCGTGCAGGCAACATTGAAGACAATGAGGACAACGCTGAAAATAGTGAGAATGGAATGGATATTGACCATACGATGCATAATGCGCATCAGTACAAAGACCATGGAGGGGATTTAGGGCTCGGAG ACAACAGCTTTAATGATATTGATGCATACATGGGTGCACACCTTGACAGCAAGCTGTCTGAGTTGGAGGACTTGCATGCCAATTGGCACAATATCAACAACCCTGTTTGCATTCCCTTGCAAACGCCAACTCCCCCGCCCAACAACAAGGAACCCCCTGACAAGGATGGATTTGCACACATCACAGAGGAGGATTATTGCAAGTACAATTGTTGGTTTGACAAAGACACTCTtgaaatggacaacatta TTGCCAAAACTCTTACCAAGGAAGAAATGGATAGCATCAAGATGATGGCTATACAACTGTTTGGACACATCTTGCAGCGCAACTACAAACATATTTG CTTGCTATTCTTTCTGGGATATCCCCTCAACCAATTGACTGCTGCATCAATGTCTGTCACGCATTCACTGGACCCTACGCCAACAAGGATATATGCTCTACAT GGGTATTTCAACAACCTGGAGATGATTAAGAGAATGTATTATCAAGCCAACTATACACAGGAAGAAGGCCGGATGGATGATTACATTGACTTGCAACGCTATAAAGATCTGTGTGAAAGTAACATTATTGTCAAAGGTGAGGACTTGGGAGTCCGGTATTTTCATGGATCTTGTGACATTGCCTATGCGGTCATGACAGATGGCGTCAACCTATTCAAGCAGGCGCATTCTGAGAAAAGTACTTGTTGGCCAATTATGGCCATCAATTTAAATCTCCCTGCAAGCAAACGTGTTAAGCTTTGCAATTTGATTCCCCTGGGCGTTATCCCTGGACCAAACCAGCTGAAGGATTTTGACTCGTACCTGGAGCCGTTTGTGGGGGAGGCGATCAAACAGGCTTGTGGGGTTGAGACTTACAACGTCACTAGGCAGGAACAGTTCAAGTTACGGGCCCATGCTTTTCTCATTTTGGGCAACATGCAGGCAATCAAGCACGTGACCCAAATGAAAGGACCAAACGGCAAGGTTCCTTGTTGCGCGTGCGAGGCCATTGGTGTTTATCATACCTGCCGCAAGGGTTATTACATCCCTCTTGCTAACCCAGCCAACTACCCCAACGCAATCCCAGACGGCAGACCTGACCCACAGGATTTCCCGCCCAATACAATTCCTTTGTACAACCCACTCAATCTCCCTCTCCGCACCAAAGCTAGGATTGCTGACCAACTTGGAGAAATGGATGCTGCCAACACAAAGCGCCAACGTGATGCCTTGTCTAAGAACTACGGACTCATCAACCATTCAATCCTTGACCGCATTCCCTCAATTTGTTGGCCTGACTTGTACCCGCACAAATACCTTCACTTGTTTCTTCTCAATCATGGCCGTGAACTTATCTCACTTTGGACTGGATCTTGTCACGGCATTGATGATTCTGGCAACAAGGATTATTTGATATCTGCTGACGACTGGGCCGCTATTGGACTTGAGACCAAAGAGGCTTCAAAAACACTACCTGCCGCATTCATTTGA